From Deltaproteobacteria bacterium, one genomic window encodes:
- a CDS encoding HNH endonuclease yields the protein MRHVRAEWTAQPRHRDPVFERDGWRCAVPACSSRRNLHDHHILFRSRGGDNTRNNRVTICAGHHLHGIHTGHVRAWGTAPDGITWELGVRAGREPLLRLAGDRYVGTG from the coding sequence TTGCGCCATGTCCGGGCCGAGTGGACGGCACAGCCCCGCCATCGCGACCCCGTCTTCGAACGCGACGGGTGGCGGTGTGCAGTCCCCGCGTGCAGCAGCCGGCGGAACCTGCACGACCATCACATCCTCTTCCGCTCCCGCGGCGGTGACAACACGCGGAACAACCGCGTCACGATCTGCGCCGGCCACCACCTGCACGGCATTCATACGGGTCACGTCCGCGCGTGGGGCACGGCGCCCGACGGGATCACCTGGGAGCTCGGGGTGCGCGCTGGACGCGAGCCGCTGCTTCGCTTGGCGGGCGACCGATACGTGGGTACCGGCTGA
- a CDS encoding isoprenylcysteine carboxylmethyltransferase family protein, producing MITRTFFGLLLVGFPVVLAIKIAAQRRALGRSPVVLGRAGRGTLERWFERLAPFGLLFWPAVWLWIALGLAPLRSVPLRHVGLALLAAGAALSAGSVFLMGRAWRIGIDPEQRTELADRGPYRWIRHPIYSGWLVMLVGHVLVVPHPVIDVAAIVTTAGVVFEALREERHLSRTFGERWARYASRTGRFAPRLRPQRPANSA from the coding sequence ATGATCACGAGGACCTTCTTCGGCCTGCTCCTCGTCGGCTTCCCGGTCGTGCTGGCGATCAAGATCGCTGCCCAGCGCCGCGCCCTCGGCCGGAGCCCGGTGGTGCTGGGCCGTGCCGGGCGGGGCACGCTCGAACGCTGGTTCGAGCGGCTCGCGCCCTTCGGCCTCCTCTTCTGGCCGGCGGTGTGGCTCTGGATCGCGCTCGGACTGGCACCGCTCCGCTCGGTACCGCTGCGCCATGTCGGCCTCGCGCTCCTCGCCGCCGGCGCCGCGCTGAGCGCCGGCTCGGTCTTTCTCATGGGACGGGCATGGCGCATCGGCATCGACCCGGAGCAGCGGACGGAACTCGCCGACCGGGGCCCGTATCGCTGGATCCGCCACCCGATCTACAGCGGCTGGCTCGTGATGCTGGTCGGACACGTGCTCGTCGTGCCGCATCCGGTGATCGACGTCGCGGCGATCGTGACCACGGCAGGGGTCGTCTTCGAGGCGCTGCGCGAGGAGCGGCACCTCTCCCGCACCTTCGGCGAGCGCTGGGCGCGCTACGCCTCGCGGACCGGCCGCTTCGCGCCGCGGCTCCGGCCTCAGCGCCCCGCGAACAGCGCCTGA
- a CDS encoding DUF4331 domain-containing protein produces the protein MPIPRRVGQAHRSPLCRSTRWPCLAYGQSGAVTAAIDNGDRTAVGSADDGMPSQPLHGALGSQGDRRSFTLAGLGCDSTDALAPPRSNVSSVGGPPSSHRISREDWSAMRFPLTGQVTTLPSVLLAVALAFATLLVPAQWAAAADHGDAPAIANDRAADIGDCFFFLDPNDNTKVVMEMTVQGFIVPQEALNFALFDHRLRYRFELETTGDAEPDEFIEVSFSEKTGSTGNPQTATIASTFFASFTGPTTPAAEPVANPPQVTTDPRTGIAFFAGIVDDPFFFDIPAFVEFRKSAMAGQPDPTQFQRGRDSFAGYDTLAIALSIPVNQLRLTAGNNVVGLLGRTWRPPRSKSAKVRKIKKNTKKFNVDRMGVPAVNVALIPFGRKNEYNLASPRDDAAGKFARDILGTLGIFRTNAANMDILAQTAVTHGDFLRLDLTKPNTGPGGGNNTAAAFPNGRRLGDDTIDILLFFINNQAPLGDNVDGNDVPLRDTFPFFALPHEPFPAGTIDDRTRN, from the coding sequence ATGCCCATCCCCCGGAGGGTCGGCCAAGCCCATCGCAGCCCCCTGTGCCGATCAACCCGCTGGCCGTGCCTCGCCTACGGGCAGTCCGGGGCCGTGACTGCTGCCATTGACAACGGAGATCGCACGGCCGTAGGGTCCGCCGACGACGGGATGCCATCCCAACCGCTCCACGGTGCGCTGGGGAGTCAGGGAGATCGACGCTCCTTCACGCTGGCGGGGTTGGGCTGCGACAGTACAGACGCCCTTGCGCCGCCTCGCTCGAATGTGAGTAGCGTGGGTGGCCCTCCGTCGAGCCATCGGATTTCACGCGAGGACTGGAGCGCCATGCGGTTTCCACTGACGGGTCAGGTGACGACTCTCCCTTCCGTACTACTCGCGGTCGCGTTGGCCTTCGCGACCTTGCTCGTACCGGCGCAGTGGGCCGCCGCGGCGGACCACGGAGACGCCCCGGCGATCGCGAACGATCGGGCCGCCGACATTGGGGACTGCTTCTTCTTCCTTGATCCCAACGACAACACCAAGGTCGTGATGGAGATGACTGTTCAGGGGTTCATCGTTCCTCAGGAGGCACTGAACTTCGCGCTCTTCGACCACCGGCTTCGCTATCGGTTCGAATTGGAAACGACCGGCGACGCCGAACCCGATGAGTTCATCGAAGTCAGCTTCTCCGAAAAGACTGGAAGTACGGGCAATCCCCAGACGGCCACGATCGCCTCGACCTTCTTCGCTTCCTTCACAGGGCCTACGACGCCGGCCGCCGAGCCCGTCGCGAACCCCCCACAGGTCACGACCGATCCCAGAACTGGCATCGCCTTCTTTGCCGGCATCGTCGATGACCCGTTCTTCTTCGACATCCCGGCTTTTGTCGAGTTCCGCAAGTCGGCCATGGCTGGGCAGCCTGATCCGACGCAGTTTCAACGCGGGCGCGATAGCTTTGCTGGCTACGACACCCTTGCGATCGCGCTCAGCATTCCCGTGAACCAGCTGCGTCTGACAGCGGGGAACAACGTCGTTGGCCTCCTTGGCCGCACCTGGCGCCCGCCGAGGTCGAAGTCAGCAAAAGTCCGGAAGATCAAGAAGAATACGAAAAAGTTCAACGTCGACCGGATGGGCGTGCCCGCCGTCAACGTCGCGTTGATTCCGTTCGGGCGTAAGAACGAGTACAACCTGGCCTCACCACGCGACGACGCGGCAGGCAAGTTCGCCAGAGATATCCTCGGGACGCTCGGCATTTTCCGAACCAACGCCGCCAACATGGACATCCTGGCGCAAACGGCGGTGACCCACGGCGACTTCCTCCGCCTGGATCTGACCAAGCCGAACACCGGCCCCGGAGGCGGTAACAACACCGCGGCGGCGTTCCCGAACGGGCGACGTCTCGGTGATGACACAATCGATATACTTCTTTTCTTCATTAACAACCAAGCACCCCTCGGCGACAACGTGGACGGCAACGATGTGCCGCTGCGCGACACGTTCCCGTTCTTCGCGCTCCCTCACGAGCCGTTCCCGGCCGGTACGATCGACGACCGGACGCGGAACTAG
- a CDS encoding cyclic nucleotide-binding domain-containing protein, translated as MSDLVEATIDGQTVRISPGTTIFDAARRLGITIPTVCHLPPQEPVGVCRLCVVDVGERVLAASCARVVTSGMKVVTESETITTVRRTLVELLLADHGAPCARQKESGDCELELRAHELGALLGRYRPGPPRRPIAGWAPHDDSHPNIAVDHTGCIVCDRCVRACTDIAHNDVIGRAGKGNGTVITFDTGRLMGESSCVSCGECMVSCPTGALMNKGFGEARIPGQPVAPEALIAIRGPDGERSLFDGISPGFLAKTLGPCRNDGAVVERRFRAGAIICREGDFGSTAFYIRTGRVGVSITTPLSRVRNPGPLRRFGLKMKSLLVSEPEKDHRARPGSMIPIDAPVDLPRAHPVAELGPGDLFGEMTCLNFYPRSATVRALEDTVVLEMLRPVLQILLRSKSFRAQMDAAYRARALETHLRSVPVLADLSPDFIEHLRGRVELMPLAPGEVVCRQGEPADSFYLVRLGFVKVSQHFKGGNLVLAYHGRGDFFGETALLSGEPRNATCTAVDHVELVRIGADDFHLMLERYPSIARQFAEEAARRSQQSREQQALSSNIDVEEFLEQGLMQAQSLLLLDLDRCTRCDLCVKACADAHDGVTRLVREGLRYDKYLVATSCRQCRDPLCMIGCPVGSIRRRETLEIQIEDWCIGCGACAENCPYGNINMHLCKNLSPDQEPSCVVACPHGAAIRVANPREFFAHRLAAERPADP; from the coding sequence ATGAGCGACCTCGTCGAGGCCACCATCGACGGGCAGACCGTCCGGATATCCCCCGGCACGACGATCTTCGATGCCGCTCGCCGGCTGGGCATCACGATTCCAACCGTCTGCCACCTGCCGCCACAGGAACCCGTCGGCGTGTGTCGCCTCTGCGTCGTGGACGTGGGGGAACGCGTCCTTGCCGCGAGCTGCGCCCGCGTGGTGACGTCGGGCATGAAGGTCGTGACCGAGAGCGAAACGATCACGACCGTCCGACGCACGCTCGTCGAGCTCCTGCTGGCCGACCATGGTGCCCCGTGTGCCCGCCAGAAGGAGAGCGGCGACTGCGAGCTCGAGCTGCGCGCGCACGAGCTGGGTGCGCTACTGGGCCGCTACCGGCCCGGCCCGCCGCGGCGGCCCATCGCCGGCTGGGCCCCGCACGATGACTCGCACCCGAACATCGCCGTCGACCATACCGGCTGCATCGTCTGCGACCGGTGCGTTCGCGCCTGCACCGACATCGCGCACAACGACGTGATTGGCCGCGCCGGGAAGGGAAACGGGACGGTCATCACCTTCGACACCGGCCGACTCATGGGCGAGTCCAGCTGCGTGTCGTGCGGGGAGTGCATGGTGTCCTGCCCCACCGGCGCGCTCATGAACAAGGGGTTCGGCGAGGCGCGCATCCCGGGTCAGCCGGTCGCCCCCGAGGCGCTGATCGCGATCCGGGGACCGGACGGCGAGCGGTCGCTCTTCGACGGCATCTCGCCCGGGTTCCTCGCGAAGACGCTCGGACCTTGCCGCAATGACGGCGCCGTCGTCGAGCGGCGCTTCCGGGCCGGCGCGATCATCTGCCGGGAGGGCGACTTCGGCTCCACGGCGTTCTACATCCGTACGGGCAGGGTGGGGGTTTCGATCACGACGCCGCTGTCACGGGTGCGAAACCCCGGCCCCCTCAGGCGGTTCGGCCTCAAGATGAAGAGCCTGCTCGTGAGCGAACCGGAGAAGGACCACCGCGCCCGCCCCGGCTCGATGATCCCGATCGATGCGCCGGTCGACCTCCCGCGCGCGCACCCGGTGGCGGAGCTCGGGCCGGGCGATCTCTTCGGCGAGATGACCTGCCTCAACTTCTACCCGCGCTCGGCCACCGTGCGGGCGCTGGAGGACACGGTGGTGCTCGAGATGCTCCGCCCGGTCCTGCAGATCCTGCTCCGCTCGAAGAGCTTCCGGGCCCAGATGGATGCGGCATACCGGGCGCGTGCGCTCGAAACCCACCTCCGTAGCGTCCCGGTTCTCGCCGATCTCAGCCCGGACTTCATCGAACATCTCCGTGGGCGGGTGGAGCTGATGCCGCTCGCACCCGGGGAGGTGGTCTGTCGGCAGGGAGAGCCGGCCGACAGCTTCTATCTGGTGCGCCTCGGGTTCGTGAAGGTGAGCCAGCACTTCAAGGGAGGCAACCTGGTGCTCGCGTACCACGGCCGTGGCGACTTCTTCGGTGAGACGGCCTTGCTCAGCGGCGAGCCGCGCAACGCCACCTGCACGGCGGTCGATCACGTCGAGCTGGTCCGGATCGGCGCGGATGACTTCCACCTGATGCTCGAGCGCTACCCGTCGATCGCTCGCCAGTTCGCCGAGGAGGCCGCCCGCCGAAGTCAGCAGAGCCGCGAGCAGCAGGCGCTCTCGTCCAACATCGATGTCGAAGAGTTCCTCGAGCAGGGGCTGATGCAGGCACAAAGCCTCCTCCTCCTCGATCTCGACCGCTGCACCCGCTGCGATCTGTGTGTGAAGGCCTGTGCTGATGCCCACGACGGCGTCACCCGTCTCGTGCGCGAAGGCCTGCGCTACGACAAGTACCTGGTGGCGACCTCCTGCCGTCAGTGCCGGGACCCGCTGTGCATGATCGGATGTCCGGTGGGGTCCATCCGGAGGCGCGAAACCCTCGAGATCCAGATCGAGGACTGGTGTATTGGCTGCGGAGCCTGTGCCGAGAACTGCCCGTACGGGAATATCAACATGCACCTCTGCAAGAACCTCAGCCCGGATCAAGAGCCGAGCTGCGTGGTCGCCTGCCCGCATGGGGCGGCGATCCGGGTCGCCAACCCGCGCGAGTTCTTCGCTCACCGTCTCGCCGCTGAGCGCCCGGCGGATCCCTGA
- a CDS encoding tetratricopeptide repeat protein, producing the protein MHRPGAAFLALGVVGLALAAGGRWRLGSGRQGFRPSAPSSLRSEAETAELAIRFLEDRVKKDPKDFVALNRLAGYYLQRMRETGYLAYLQLASRAARTSLSVFPAELNVGALAALVRVEHESHDFARARDDAMRLLELVPDEGYPYQLLGDALVELGAYDEAASAFREMTRRAGRSVNSEARLARLAVLHGELELAQRRYREALALAAELVPPSRETVAWCHWQLGESTFAAGDYDSAEREYRSALTSFPDYFRALASLARVRAAQGDVSGAIDQYERVVRMIPEPVLVSELGDLYQLAGRAKEAAAQYELCERIGQLNAASGTLYNRQLALFYADHDLKLEEAHRLATDEYAVRRDVYGADSVAWTALKAGRVGEAQTAIGEALRLGTRDARLLYHAGMISRAAGSVGAARDYLNRALTVNPQFDVRQAAIARRALAADDMGSEGQLSKAPRPLD; encoded by the coding sequence ATGCATCGGCCAGGTGCCGCGTTCCTGGCGCTCGGAGTCGTGGGGCTAGCGCTGGCAGCCGGGGGCCGCTGGCGGCTGGGGAGCGGCCGTCAGGGGTTCCGGCCGTCCGCGCCGTCATCCTTGCGCTCGGAGGCTGAAACCGCCGAGCTCGCCATTCGCTTTCTCGAGGACCGCGTGAAGAAGGATCCGAAAGATTTTGTCGCCCTCAACAGGCTCGCCGGGTACTATCTCCAACGCATGCGTGAGACGGGCTATCTCGCTTACCTGCAACTCGCGTCCCGCGCGGCGCGGACGTCGCTCTCGGTGTTTCCGGCGGAGCTGAATGTTGGTGCGCTGGCCGCGCTGGTGCGGGTAGAGCACGAGTCGCACGACTTTGCGCGGGCGCGCGATGACGCGATGCGACTGCTGGAGCTCGTTCCGGATGAGGGCTATCCCTACCAGCTGCTGGGCGACGCGCTCGTCGAGTTGGGCGCTTATGATGAGGCGGCGAGCGCATTTCGGGAAATGACGAGGCGAGCGGGGAGGAGCGTCAACAGCGAAGCGCGACTGGCCCGCTTGGCCGTGCTCCACGGGGAGCTCGAGTTGGCGCAGCGACGCTACCGCGAGGCGCTGGCCCTTGCAGCGGAGCTTGTACCGCCATCTCGCGAAACCGTCGCGTGGTGTCACTGGCAGCTCGGCGAGAGCACGTTTGCCGCCGGAGACTACGATAGCGCGGAGCGGGAGTATCGCAGCGCGCTGACCAGCTTTCCCGACTACTTCCGGGCGCTCGCCTCGCTTGCTCGGGTCCGCGCCGCCCAGGGAGACGTTTCGGGCGCGATCGACCAATACGAGCGGGTCGTGCGGATGATTCCTGAGCCCGTGCTTGTCTCCGAACTCGGGGACTTGTACCAGCTCGCGGGCCGAGCCAAGGAGGCGGCGGCACAGTACGAGCTCTGTGAACGCATCGGGCAGCTGAACGCGGCAAGCGGAACGCTGTACAACCGGCAGCTCGCATTATTTTATGCGGATCACGACTTGAAGCTCGAGGAGGCCCACCGGCTAGCTACGGATGAATATGCGGTACGGCGCGACGTCTACGGGGCGGATTCCGTCGCCTGGACGGCGTTGAAGGCAGGTCGGGTCGGTGAGGCGCAGACAGCGATCGGCGAGGCGTTGCGGTTGGGCACGCGGGATGCCCGGCTGCTTTACCATGCCGGAATGATTTCACGGGCCGCCGGCAGCGTGGGCGCTGCCCGAGACTATTTGAACCGCGCGCTCACCGTGAACCCGCAGTTCGACGTGCGCCAAGCGGCGATCGCCCGGCGGGCTCTCGCAGCGGACGACATGGGATCGGAGGGCCAGCTGTCGAAGGCCCCCCGCCCCCTGGACTAG
- a CDS encoding NCS2 family permease: MLDRFFHLRARRTSLRTEILGGVTTFVTLSYVVFVQPAVLATTGMEPGAVLVATCLASAFATLLMGLWARYPIAVAPAMGHNFYFAFTVAGPVAAGGLGYGWQVALGANCLAGVAFLVLSLVGLRERLIDAIPDSLKHAIAAGIGLLIALVGFEWAGIVRPVPGTIIGLGRLAAPPTLVAIGGTLLTAALLARRAPGAIVIGTLATGLAAGLAGFVRFHGILAPPPSLAPTFARLDLGAALWPDLVHVVFVLFFLGLFDTVGTLVGVAEQAGFLVESAAGVQAGARTGLASVVTAGLFLVALFCAPLARMAGQGVPVGDATLHPIVAPALIMVGSFMMRSVARIDLADPPAAVASFLTLVTMPFAFSITEGIAFGFIAYAALMLAAGRGREVHPLLYLFAALFAIRYAYLT; this comes from the coding sequence GTGCTCGACCGCTTCTTCCACCTGCGCGCCCGCCGGACGAGTCTCCGCACCGAGATCCTGGGCGGTGTCACGACCTTCGTCACACTCTCCTACGTCGTGTTCGTGCAGCCCGCCGTCCTGGCGACGACCGGCATGGAGCCGGGCGCCGTCCTCGTCGCCACCTGTCTCGCCTCCGCGTTCGCGACGCTCCTGATGGGACTCTGGGCGCGCTACCCGATCGCGGTGGCGCCGGCCATGGGCCACAACTTCTACTTCGCCTTCACGGTGGCCGGCCCGGTGGCGGCCGGCGGCCTCGGCTACGGCTGGCAGGTCGCGCTCGGCGCCAACTGCCTGGCAGGCGTCGCCTTCCTCGTCCTCTCGCTCGTGGGCCTGCGCGAGCGGCTGATCGACGCCATCCCGGACTCGCTGAAGCACGCGATCGCCGCCGGGATCGGCCTGCTGATCGCACTCGTCGGCTTCGAGTGGGCCGGGATCGTCCGCCCCGTCCCCGGGACGATCATCGGCCTCGGTCGCCTCGCCGCACCCCCGACCCTCGTCGCGATCGGCGGGACGCTCCTCACCGCGGCGCTGCTCGCGCGCCGTGCCCCCGGCGCGATCGTGATCGGCACCCTCGCGACCGGGCTCGCGGCGGGCCTTGCGGGCTTCGTCCGCTTCCACGGCATCCTCGCCCCGCCGCCGTCGCTCGCGCCCACCTTCGCGCGCCTCGACCTCGGCGCGGCACTGTGGCCCGACCTCGTGCACGTCGTCTTCGTCCTCTTCTTCCTCGGCCTCTTCGACACCGTCGGGACGCTCGTCGGCGTCGCCGAGCAGGCGGGCTTCCTCGTCGAGAGCGCCGCAGGAGTGCAGGCGGGGGCCCGCACCGGGCTCGCGAGCGTGGTGACGGCGGGGCTCTTCCTCGTCGCCCTCTTCTGCGCACCGCTCGCGCGCATGGCCGGCCAAGGCGTCCCCGTGGGCGACGCCACGCTCCATCCGATCGTCGCCCCGGCCCTCATCATGGTGGGGAGCTTCATGATGCGCAGCGTGGCGCGGATCGACCTCGCCGACCCGCCGGCCGCCGTCGCGTCGTTCCTGACGCTCGTGACGATGCCGTTCGCGTTCTCGATCACGGAGGGCATCGCCTTCGGCTTCATCGCCTACGCCGCGCTCATGCTCGCAGCCGGCCGCGGGCGGGAAGTGCACCCCCTGCTCTACCTGTTCGCGGCGCTCTTCGCGATCCGCTACGCCTATCTCACATGA
- a CDS encoding DoxX family protein has product MPTFMHSYETQTYALLRIVAGFLFLWHGMEKLFGFPGAPPPGAPPFVIYVGGGLELVCGVLVMIGLVTRWAAFIASGEMAFAYWMAHGMRALLPIQNQGELAALYCFVFLFIAARGPGVWALDAGRGED; this is encoded by the coding sequence ATGCCGACGTTCATGCACTCATACGAGACCCAGACCTACGCCTTGCTCCGCATCGTGGCCGGCTTCCTCTTCCTCTGGCACGGCATGGAGAAGCTGTTCGGCTTCCCCGGGGCACCTCCCCCGGGCGCACCTCCGTTCGTGATCTACGTCGGGGGCGGCCTCGAGTTGGTTTGCGGCGTGCTCGTCATGATCGGGCTCGTCACCCGCTGGGCGGCGTTCATCGCGAGCGGGGAGATGGCCTTCGCGTATTGGATGGCGCACGGCATGCGCGCGCTGCTGCCGATCCAGAACCAGGGAGAGCTCGCCGCGCTGTACTGCTTCGTCTTCTTGTTCATAGCGGCACGCGGCCCGGGCGTGTGGGCGCTCGATGCCGGACGCGGCGAGGACTGA
- a CDS encoding nitroreductase family protein yields MEQGARRRIVQALEEAQRHHQGYLPPSVLRTLAAELGVPSYHLYGLATFFPHFRLEPPPVLDVRVCADMSCRLRGGTALLRELETAAATRPSNEVTVTTVSCLGRCDGAPAAAVNDQPYWGLADGLRTALVCAVRESAPLPRPPSLTPLSGLRVDPYQPGDARFAALRRLVESGEAATVLATLRAAQLRGMGGAGFSAAIKWEAVRNAPGDEKYVVCNADESEPGTIKDRGILTSVPHLVVEGMAVAGVLTGASRGIIYIRHEYGPEAEILAQTLEMARREGVLGEHVLGSSHAFDTEIFTSPGGYICGEETALLEVIEGRRAQPRLKPPFPVTSGLYGKPTVINNVETLAHVPAILLKGAEWYLAQGRAGAPGMKFVGVSGHVRHPGVYEIALGTTLREVIDRHAGGMLDGHALKAVAPSGPSSGFLPATLADTPVEWAALQKAGSMLGSSAVVAIGEGTCMVDMALNVARFFARESCGKCWPCRVGSEKIVQMLEAVTEGTAAEGGLAAIDDLASTLRLTSICGLGQVVPSPIVSVLRHFPDEVDAHLLDRRCPAGTCPMRPGSQIEGMR; encoded by the coding sequence ATGGAGCAGGGCGCCCGCCGCCGCATCGTGCAGGCTCTCGAGGAGGCGCAGCGCCATCACCAGGGCTACCTGCCACCATCCGTCCTGCGTACGCTCGCCGCTGAGCTCGGTGTCCCGAGCTACCACCTGTACGGCCTCGCGACATTCTTCCCGCACTTCCGACTCGAGCCGCCCCCGGTACTCGATGTCCGGGTGTGCGCGGACATGTCGTGCCGGCTGCGTGGGGGCACTGCGCTTCTCCGCGAGCTCGAAACCGCGGCAGCGACCCGGCCGTCGAACGAGGTCACTGTGACGACGGTCTCGTGCCTCGGGCGGTGCGACGGTGCGCCGGCGGCTGCCGTAAACGATCAGCCGTACTGGGGGCTCGCCGACGGTCTCCGCACGGCCCTCGTTTGCGCCGTGCGGGAGAGCGCGCCCCTGCCGCGGCCGCCCTCTCTTACGCCGCTCAGCGGTCTGCGCGTGGATCCCTACCAGCCGGGCGACGCGCGCTTTGCGGCGCTGCGGCGTCTCGTCGAGTCCGGCGAGGCGGCCACGGTCCTCGCCACGCTCAGGGCTGCCCAACTCCGTGGCATGGGAGGCGCAGGTTTCAGCGCGGCGATCAAGTGGGAGGCTGTGCGCAACGCACCCGGGGACGAAAAGTACGTGGTCTGCAACGCGGACGAGAGCGAACCAGGGACCATCAAGGATCGAGGTATCCTCACCTCCGTGCCGCACCTCGTCGTCGAGGGCATGGCCGTGGCCGGTGTGCTCACCGGGGCAAGCCGCGGCATCATCTACATCCGCCACGAGTACGGGCCGGAAGCGGAGATCCTGGCCCAGACTCTCGAGATGGCGCGTCGCGAAGGGGTTCTCGGCGAGCACGTGCTCGGCTCGTCCCACGCCTTCGACACCGAGATCTTCACGAGCCCGGGCGGCTACATCTGCGGGGAAGAGACTGCGCTCCTCGAGGTGATCGAGGGGCGGCGGGCGCAGCCGCGGCTGAAGCCGCCGTTCCCCGTCACGAGCGGGCTCTACGGCAAGCCCACCGTGATCAACAACGTCGAGACACTCGCGCATGTCCCCGCCATCCTCCTCAAGGGCGCCGAGTGGTATCTGGCGCAGGGAAGAGCCGGAGCACCGGGTATGAAGTTCGTCGGTGTGAGCGGACACGTCCGTCACCCGGGTGTCTACGAGATCGCACTCGGGACGACCCTGCGGGAGGTCATCGACCGGCACGCGGGCGGCATGCTGGACGGGCACGCGCTCAAGGCGGTGGCCCCCTCCGGTCCCTCGTCCGGGTTCCTCCCCGCGACGCTGGCCGACACGCCGGTGGAATGGGCGGCGCTTCAGAAGGCGGGATCGATGCTCGGGTCGAGCGCCGTCGTTGCGATTGGTGAGGGCACATGCATGGTCGACATGGCCCTCAACGTGGCGCGCTTCTTCGCCCGGGAGTCGTGCGGGAAGTGCTGGCCATGCCGGGTGGGCTCCGAGAAGATCGTGCAGATGCTCGAGGCGGTGACGGAAGGGACGGCGGCGGAGGGCGGCTTGGCCGCCATTGACGACTTGGCGTCGACGCTGCGCCTCACGTCCATCTGTGGTCTCGGGCAGGTGGTGCCGAGCCCGATCGTCTCCGTGCTGCGTCATTTCCCCGACGAGGTGGATGCGCACTTGCTCGACCGCCGCTGCCCCGCGGGTACATGTCCGATGCGTCCCGGCTCGCAAATTGAAGGGATGAGATGA
- a CDS encoding cyclic nucleotide-binding domain-containing protein, whose product MHPGMDRHELLGTFYLLRGAAPEDLAAVDALVDRRRYAAQEFVFSEDDKPEAMYLLERGTIEILKARDETAIATIGPGDAFGELAFFDEAKRSASARAREASEVARLPYVGLRDLLVERPALALVFYRNACAVMAMRLRQTSSDLSWLNAYVRG is encoded by the coding sequence ATGCATCCCGGCATGGACCGACACGAGCTGCTCGGGACCTTCTATCTCCTGAGAGGTGCCGCGCCCGAGGATCTCGCCGCGGTCGACGCACTCGTCGACCGCCGGCGCTATGCGGCGCAAGAATTCGTCTTCAGCGAAGACGACAAGCCGGAGGCGATGTATCTCCTCGAACGGGGTACGATCGAGATACTGAAGGCACGGGATGAGACGGCGATCGCCACCATCGGACCCGGTGACGCGTTCGGGGAGCTCGCCTTCTTCGACGAGGCGAAGCGCTCTGCCTCGGCACGGGCGCGCGAGGCGAGCGAGGTCGCGCGGCTACCCTATGTCGGACTCCGGGACCTGCTGGTTGAGCGGCCCGCTCTCGCCCTCGTGTTCTACCGGAACGCGTGCGCCGTGATGGCGATGCGGCTGCGGCAGACCTCGTCGGATCTCTCCTGGCTGAACGCCTACGTGAGGGGGTAG